The window TACTTTCACTTTTACAACTTGTAGCAGTGGGATTTATCATTCTATTCCTGTTAAAGTTAAAACTGAACTACGTTAACTTTGCGATAGTTTTACTCTTTTTCGTAAACGCTTCTATAATCTCAACTAAGCGTTTTGAGTTTAAGGGGTATCCGCGGAAGTGGGGATTTTTTATAACGTTTATGTCAATATCCACAATGTCAATAGTATCTTTAACGCTTTTGTATATGTCTGGTATCCTCCACTTTAAAGCTAACAGCCTTATACCGTTAGCTGGTATAGTAACTGCCGCAGGAATGAGAAGCTTATCCTTAGGATACAAATACCTAAAAACAAAACTCCGAGATTTAGAAGACATAATACTGGGAATGGCTGCCCTCGGGGCTTCTAACGTCCAGATATTCCATTTTATTTTTAAAGAACTGATAAACGATATAACCGTTCCAGTAAGAGACATGTTGCGGTCAGCAGGTATAGTCCATATACCTGGTGTTATGGTTGGTTTACTGTTAGCCGGCATCATTCCCATTAAAGCAGCTTTGGTTCAGTTTGCTGTACTATCAACCATGGTATTCCAGTTTACGTTCGTTCCCGCAATAGCCCTATTCACCTTAATAGAAAAGTTTGGAATAAAAATAGAAAGCGGAGGAGCACATTGAGAAAAGAGAAAGTAAAAGAGTTAGTTAAATTAATTCATGAAATCAACCCTAAAGATAGAAAGATAAAAATTATGAACGTATGCGGTTCTCATGAACATACGATAACTTATAGTGGAATGAGAAGTTTAATGCCTGAAAACATTGAATTGGTTCCCGGACCAGGATGTCCAGTATGTGTATGTTCAGAAAGCGACATCATAAACGCTATAAGACTTTCACAAAGAGATGACACAATTTTGGTAACCTATGGCGATATGCTAAGGGTTCCCACAAAAGAAGGTTCCATACGGACCAGCGGGAAAAACTATAAGATGATATCAGCTCCACACGAAGTACTAAAAATAGCCAAAGAAAATCCTGATAAAAACGTGGTTTTCTTCTCCATAGGTTTTGAAACTACAACAGCTCCTACAGCTGCACTGATAGAGATGGGACTACC is drawn from Desulfurobacterium pacificum and contains these coding sequences:
- a CDS encoding ABC transporter permease, translating into MEHYVKIVVVSYLMILAVAYFDRKFNVGFWKEILRSSVLSLLQLVAVGFIILFLLKLKLNYVNFAIVLLFFVNASIISTKRFEFKGYPRKWGFFITFMSISTMSIVSLTLLYMSGILHFKANSLIPLAGIVTAAGMRSLSLGYKYLKTKLRDLEDIILGMAALGASNVQIFHFIFKELINDITVPVRDMLRSAGIVHIPGVMVGLLLAGIIPIKAALVQFAVLSTMVFQFTFVPAIALFTLIEKFGIKIESGGAH